From the genome of Candidatus Electrothrix communis, one region includes:
- a CDS encoding IS30 family transposase, producing MPNRRDIDERPAEVNARKRIGDWEADTIIGKNHKGAVVTLDERKSKRRLAAPLPGKKAKYVKDAMIALFYPLKRFVKTVTFDNGKEFTLHEDIAEEIECETYFAKPYHSWERGQNENANGLLRQYFPKNMELLDITMEQVVSAVDKLNSRPRKCLKFKTPYEVFEKLTGVDVRKIMGYALIT from the coding sequence ATCCCCAATCGTAGAGACATTGACGAACGTCCTGCCGAAGTCAACGCCCGAAAGCGTATAGGCGACTGGGAAGCCGATACAATTATAGGGAAAAATCATAAAGGAGCTGTTGTCACCCTTGATGAAAGAAAATCGAAACGGCGTCTTGCTGCACCCCTGCCGGGCAAAAAAGCAAAATATGTTAAGGATGCGATGATCGCATTGTTTTATCCTTTGAAAAGATTTGTCAAAACAGTAACTTTTGACAACGGCAAGGAGTTCACTCTTCATGAGGACATTGCCGAGGAAATCGAATGTGAGACCTATTTCGCCAAGCCCTACCATTCTTGGGAAAGGGGGCAGAATGAAAATGCAAACGGTCTGTTACGGCAATATTTTCCGAAGAATATGGAGCTGCTTGATATCACTATGGAGCAGGTTGTAAGTGCTGTAGACAAGCTTAACAGCAGGCCGAGAAAATGTCTCAAGTTCAAAACACCCTATGAGGTATTTGAAAAACTAACCGGGGTGGATGTCAGAAAAATTATGGGTTATGCACTTATTACTTGA
- a CDS encoding ISKra4 family transposase has translation MEAVIQKKGQEILRLLAQGYLSQRTAEEVKKEFVVGEDGIRRNRRRTGSARKIESRFGEVKLSRIGYYGQFVGSVFPLDAELNLPPDKYSHGLRSEIAHLAAIASFDETLESLERQGGGMLPKRQLQDVSADIVQDFKEFYEQPLESPPKQGNILVITADGKGVSMHNQDLRPAAKKQAKEDQRKKKARLQPGEKKGRKRMATVVSVYETLPYQRTPEQILGIDQESSLLRPKIENKRVWAEITEDMGSALDQGFQEALRRDPEQKMEWAVLIDGQTDLIRQVEAQAEKYDVKITVIQDFIHVVEYLWKSAHALYSGKENVERREEWVRGRTLEILKGNAQSVASGLRRAATRRGLDENERISSDTAANYIEKNQKRLRYEEALSKGLPIATGVIEGACRHLVKDRMDLTGARWRLKSADAVLKLRALKTSGDLKDYLSFHFWKERCRNYSWVPNGDAVPSMV, from the coding sequence GTGGAAGCAGTTATTCAAAAAAAAGGGCAGGAAATTCTACGACTGTTGGCACAGGGATATCTTTCTCAACGCACTGCTGAAGAGGTGAAAAAAGAATTCGTTGTCGGAGAAGATGGTATCCGTCGCAATCGTCGCAGGACAGGTTCTGCTCGAAAAATTGAATCACGCTTTGGAGAGGTTAAGTTGTCGCGAATCGGTTATTACGGGCAGTTTGTCGGCAGCGTTTTTCCTCTGGATGCAGAGTTAAACTTGCCGCCCGACAAGTATTCACACGGTCTGCGGAGTGAAATAGCGCATCTGGCGGCTATCGCCTCTTTTGACGAAACATTGGAGTCACTGGAACGGCAGGGAGGAGGGATGCTGCCCAAACGTCAACTTCAGGATGTATCTGCGGATATTGTACAGGATTTCAAAGAATTTTATGAGCAGCCTCTTGAATCGCCCCCGAAACAAGGCAATATTTTGGTCATCACAGCAGACGGAAAAGGCGTATCGATGCATAATCAGGATCTGCGACCCGCCGCCAAAAAACAGGCTAAAGAGGATCAAAGGAAGAAAAAAGCCCGCCTTCAACCCGGAGAGAAAAAGGGTAGAAAACGGATGGCGACCGTTGTCTCCGTGTATGAAACACTCCCTTATCAGCGTACCCCTGAACAAATCCTCGGTATCGACCAGGAAAGCTCACTATTACGACCCAAGATTGAGAACAAGCGGGTTTGGGCGGAGATTACGGAAGATATGGGAAGTGCCCTTGACCAAGGATTCCAGGAGGCACTCCGGCGGGATCCTGAGCAAAAAATGGAATGGGCGGTTCTTATTGACGGGCAGACCGATTTGATCAGGCAGGTCGAGGCGCAGGCGGAGAAGTATGATGTGAAAATAACCGTTATTCAGGATTTCATTCATGTCGTCGAATACCTATGGAAATCTGCTCATGCGCTTTATTCGGGCAAAGAAAATGTTGAAAGACGAGAAGAGTGGGTGCGTGGACGTACGCTTGAAATTTTGAAAGGAAACGCACAAAGTGTGGCAAGCGGTTTGCGTCGTGCGGCCACACGTAGAGGATTAGACGAAAATGAACGTATTTCTTCGGATACCGCTGCGAATTATATTGAGAAAAATCAGAAACGCCTGAGATATGAAGAAGCTCTCTCAAAAGGACTGCCTATCGCCACCGGTGTAATAGAGGGAGCTTGCCGTCACTTGGTTAAGGATCGCATGGATCTCACCGGTGCTCGTTGGCGGCTTAAATCAGCAGATGCGGTGCTGAAATTGAGAGCGCTGAAAACCAGCGGTGATTTGAAAGATTACCTGAGTTTTCATTTTTGGAAGGAAAGGTGCAGAAACTATAGCTGGGTACCGAACGGTGATGCTGTTCCGTCGATGGTATAA
- a CDS encoding methyltransferase domain-containing protein has translation MKKLILWHSFIHPITSYFRKKRGRYLKQQYPFIEKYRICDVGGSSHFWEKTGLNIDTEKITIYNVSLSETNPVKKDNKIKTIIYDGKNIPELSKSYDLVICNSVIEHVPKEQRQKLIEELYRVGERVFVQTPAYEFFLEPHFIMPFIHWLPRKIGRLFVKLSPWRILTLATNVKAEKYFWEIELLAYSDMRKLFSTGEICREKFLGFTKSYLVSCKRKI, from the coding sequence ATGAAAAAATTGATACTTTGGCATAGTTTTATCCATCCTATTACTTCTTATTTTAGAAAAAAAAGAGGGAGATATCTGAAGCAGCAGTATCCTTTTATTGAAAAATACAGGATATGTGATGTTGGCGGCTCCTCACATTTCTGGGAAAAGACAGGATTAAATATAGATACAGAGAAGATAACGATCTATAATGTTTCATTATCAGAAACGAATCCTGTCAAAAAGGATAATAAGATTAAAACTATAATTTACGATGGAAAAAATATCCCTGAATTATCGAAATCATATGATTTGGTGATTTGTAATTCTGTAATTGAGCATGTACCAAAGGAACAACGTCAAAAGTTGATTGAGGAGCTTTACAGAGTAGGAGAGAGAGTTTTTGTACAAACACCAGCATATGAATTTTTCCTTGAGCCGCATTTTATAATGCCTTTTATTCATTGGTTACCTCGGAAGATAGGTAGACTTTTTGTCAAGTTAAGTCCATGGCGAATTTTGACATTGGCAACCAATGTCAAAGCCGAAAAATATTTCTGGGAAATAGAGTTATTAGCATATTCTGACATGAGAAAACTTTTTTCAACAGGTGAAATTTGTCGAGAAAAATTTTTAGGCTTTACTAAGTCATATTTAGTAAGCTGTAAAAGAAAAATCTAG
- a CDS encoding NAD-dependent epimerase/dehydratase family protein yields the protein MNILVLGGNGFIGSHIVELLTATNHTVRIFVRNSECFHFQHNVDFFLGDFLDKGKLAEALVGVEAVVHCISTTVPSTSFFSPIFDIESNLIGSVELLRLMGEQGISRLLYFSSGGTVYGNPLLNPVDENAPLKPISNYGVVKVAIENFIEVSKMNFGIKPVIIRPSNPYGERQGHKGVQGIISTLLTNAMNELPTMIYGDGTAVRDYLYVKDLARLVYKVLSSNRCGVYNAGSGIGFSINQLIDTIEKVTDVTISKQYREARDFDVNEIVLDSKLAEEHFGWNASIPLETGIKKQYEWLIKQHK from the coding sequence GTGAATATTTTAGTTTTGGGAGGGAATGGTTTTATAGGCTCACATATTGTTGAGTTACTGACCGCTACAAATCATACTGTAAGAATTTTTGTTCGAAATTCTGAGTGCTTTCATTTTCAACACAATGTTGATTTTTTTTTGGGAGATTTTCTTGACAAAGGTAAGCTTGCAGAAGCCTTAGTCGGAGTTGAGGCAGTAGTTCATTGTATAAGTACAACCGTTCCATCTACAAGTTTTTTTTCGCCCATTTTTGACATTGAAAGCAATTTAATAGGGTCAGTTGAGCTGTTACGTTTAATGGGAGAACAAGGAATATCTCGGCTACTTTATTTTTCATCAGGCGGTACTGTTTATGGAAACCCACTATTGAATCCCGTCGATGAGAACGCGCCGTTAAAACCTATATCTAACTATGGCGTTGTAAAGGTTGCTATCGAAAATTTTATTGAAGTATCCAAGATGAATTTCGGTATTAAACCGGTAATTATTCGCCCATCTAATCCTTATGGAGAGCGTCAAGGGCATAAGGGCGTACAGGGTATTATATCTACACTATTAACTAATGCCATGAATGAACTTCCTACAATGATATATGGTGATGGTACAGCAGTGCGCGATTATCTTTATGTTAAAGATTTGGCTAGATTGGTATATAAGGTGCTTTCCAGTAACAGGTGCGGAGTTTACAATGCCGGTTCAGGAATTGGCTTCAGCATTAATCAACTCATTGATACTATCGAAAAAGTTACGGATGTAACTATTAGTAAGCAATATAGAGAAGCTCGTGATTTTGATGTCAACGAGATTGTTTTGGATAGTAAACTGGCTGAAGAACATTTTGGTTGGAATGCTTCGATACCACTTGAAACAGGCATAAAAAAACAGTATGAGTGGTTGATAAAACAACATAAGTAG
- a CDS encoding glycosyltransferase family 4 protein, with protein sequence MHKKAIFFFHASADLYGSDYVLLELVKKALMRYKCVVFLPVNGPLVDKLRAHEVEVQIIDLAILRREHMSILGVMLFLKNLIKSIYYVLITQRKYDVLAFHSNTSAVWTGGFSALLSRKKHYWQVMEIIESPKVVSWTISHVVGSLSSKVFCISDAVRQHFLKNYKVNESKFVTIYHGVDRTVYNKNKVDRAEIRKKINISTSTVLIGFAGRFNAWKGQEIMALAAQIILTNSNVTENTHFIFLGSVYSDQHDYEIQLRELISASENLSSNSTVLGFQKDFQNWLGSMDILVVPSKLPEPNATVTIAAMTLGIPVIGTNIGGTVEAIADNKTGFLVPPNNPEKLAGSILELITSPNLRRQFGVNAISRSNKMFSIDNYTESVLDFVQAASSD encoded by the coding sequence ATGCATAAAAAAGCTATCTTTTTTTTTCATGCAAGTGCAGATCTATACGGCAGTGACTATGTTTTGTTAGAATTAGTAAAAAAAGCTTTAATGCGATATAAATGCGTTGTTTTTTTACCAGTCAATGGCCCGCTTGTAGATAAATTAAGAGCTCATGAGGTAGAAGTCCAAATAATTGATTTAGCTATTTTAAGAAGAGAACACATGTCAATTTTAGGAGTGATGCTTTTTCTGAAAAATTTAATTAAGTCTATATATTATGTGCTAATTACTCAGAGAAAATACGATGTACTAGCATTTCATTCAAATACTTCAGCTGTATGGACTGGTGGTTTTTCGGCACTGCTATCAAGGAAAAAGCATTATTGGCAAGTTATGGAGATTATTGAAAGCCCTAAGGTCGTTTCCTGGACTATATCTCATGTCGTCGGGTCGTTATCAAGCAAGGTCTTTTGTATATCAGATGCAGTAAGGCAACATTTTTTAAAAAATTATAAAGTTAATGAAAGTAAATTTGTTACGATTTACCATGGAGTGGACAGAACAGTATATAATAAAAATAAAGTTGATCGTGCAGAAATAAGGAAAAAGATAAACATTAGTACAAGTACTGTACTAATAGGGTTTGCCGGTAGATTTAACGCTTGGAAAGGCCAAGAAATAATGGCGTTAGCGGCACAAATTATTTTAACTAATAGTAACGTAACTGAAAACACCCATTTTATTTTTTTAGGAAGTGTTTATTCTGATCAACATGACTACGAAATTCAACTTCGAGAATTAATTTCAGCATCAGAAAATCTTAGTAGTAACTCGACTGTCCTTGGTTTTCAGAAAGATTTTCAAAATTGGCTGGGATCAATGGATATTTTAGTAGTACCTTCAAAGCTACCTGAGCCAAATGCAACGGTTACAATTGCAGCAATGACTCTTGGAATCCCAGTTATTGGGACTAATATTGGCGGAACAGTAGAGGCTATAGCCGATAACAAAACCGGTTTTTTAGTGCCACCTAATAACCCAGAAAAGCTAGCTGGAAGTATTCTAGAGTTAATAACATCGCCAAACTTAAGGCGTCAATTTGGCGTAAATGCAATTTCTCGGTCTAATAAAATGTTCTCGATTGATAACTATACGGAATCAGTACTTGATTTTGTCCAAGCTGCTAGCTCAGATTAA